DNA from Granulicella arctica:
CGCGGTACATGTGGATGCGCGGGCACAACGTGCTGCACCCGATGGGGTGGGACGCGTTCGGGTTGCCGGCGGAGAATGCGGCGCTGAAGAACAACGTGCCTCCTCGGGAGTGGACGATTGCGAACATCGCCGCGATGAAGAAGCAGATGCGGCGGATGGGGTTGAGCTACGACTGGGCGACCGAGGTGACGACGTGCCTGCCGGACTACTACCGGTGGAACCAGTGGATCTTTCTGAAGATGTTCGAGGCGGGGCTCGCATATCGGAAGAAGAGCAAGGTGAACTGGTGTCCGGAGTGTTGCACGGTGCTGGCGAACGAACAGGTGATCAACGGTCGTTGCTGGCGGCATGAGGAAACGCTGGTCGAACAGCGCGATCTGACGCAGTGGTTTTTGCGGATCACGAAGTATGCGGATGAGTTGCTGAGTGGGCTCGATAAGCTGGAGGGATGGCCTGAGAAGGTTCGCACGATGCAGCGGAACTGGATCGGGCGGAGCGAAGGGACGCTGGTTGATTTTGCGGTCGCAGGGAGGGCTAGCGAGTTAGCGAGTCAGCTAGTTAGCGATACGATCACGGTGTTTACTACTCGGGTGGATACGGTCTTTGGTGCGACGAGCGTGCAGCTTGCGCCGGAGCATGCGTTGACGAAGGCGTTCTGCGCGGAGGATGCGGCGCTGGAGGTGCAGGTCGCGGAGCTGCTGGAGCAGCAGCAGAAGGCGAAAGAAGCGGGCGACGTCGGCGCTATTGAGAAGCATGGTGTGGCGACCGGGCGGTTTGCGGTGAATCCATTCAACGGCGAACCTGTGCCGATCTGGGTGGCAAATTACATCCTGGCGGACTATGGGACGGGCGCGATTATGAGCGTCCCGGCGCATGATGAGCGGGACTTCGAGTTTGCGCAGACGTATGGCTTGCCGGTGAAGCGGGTGATCGCTCCAGCTGTTTCTCAAGTCGCAGGTGCCGCTGCTGAGGAGCCTGCGCTGCCGTATACGGGCGAGGATGAGGCGGTGCTGATCAACTCTGGCGTGTGGACGGGCGAGGGTTGTGTCGAAGCGCAGGCGAAGATGGCCGCGTTTGCGAAGGAGAATGGATTTGGCACCGCTACGGTTACATATCGTCTAAAGGACTGGGGTGTGAGCCGGCAGCGGTACTGGGGTACGCCGATCCCGATGGTGTATTGCGACTGTTCGCCGGAGGAGCCAATTCCGCTGCGGGCGAGCGATCTTCCGGTGGTGCTGCCGCCGCAGATCGAGATTACGCAGCAGGGCGGAAGTCCGCTAGGACGTGTGCCTGAGTTTGTGAATGTGATCTGTCCGCGATGCGGTGGACCGGCGCGGCGTGAGACGGACACGATGGACACGTTCGTCGATTCGAGCTGGTACTTCTACCGGTATACGGATGCGAAGAATAATACGGCTCCGTTCGATTCCGCGAAGGCTAATTATTGGTTTCCGATTGACCAGTACATCGGTGGGGTCGAGCATGCGATTCTGCACCTGATCTACTCGCGCTTTTGGACGAAGGTGATGCGGGATCTTGGTCTCATCAAAAACGATGAGCCTGCGGAGCGGCTGTTTACGCAGGGGATGGTGGTCAAAGACGGCGCGAAGATGTCGAAGTCGAAGGGCAATGTGGTGAGCCCCGATTTGATGATCGAGCGGTATGGCGCGGATGCAACGCGGATGTATGCATTGTTTGCGGCTCCGCCGGATCGCGACCTCGAATGGCAGGAAGAGGGTGTTGGGGGCATCAGCCGGTTCTTGAATCGGGTGTATCGGCTGGTGACGAAGTATAGCGAGACAGCGACTCAGCGAGACAGCGAGTCAGGGCTGGCTGGTGGAGAGAGTGTTAAGGGGAAGGCGTTGCTGCGCAAGTTGCATCAGACTCTGGCGAAGATGACGCTGGACTTCAGTGGGCGGTGGCACTTCAACACGTCGATTGCCGCGATCATGGAGCTGGTGAACGACGTGCAGGCTGCGGAACCAGCGATGGACTCGGGTGAGATTCCGACGGCGACGGTGGCGGAGGTATCGCGCATACTGGTGCTGATGCTGGCTCCGTTTGCTCCGTTCTTTGCGGCGGAGTTGTGGTCGCAGATTGGCGGCGAGGGTGTGGTCTTTCGTACGCCTTGGCCGGTGGCCGATGCGGAGCTGGCGAAGGACGATGTACTCGAGATTCCTGTGCAGGTGAATGGGAAGCTGGTTATCGTCATTACGGTGCCCGTTGGTAGCGATGAGGCTACGGTGAAGGCTGCGGCGCTGGTGGATGCGAAGGTCGCGGCGAGGATTGAAGGGAAGACGGTGGTGAAGGTGATTGTGGTGCCGGGCAAGCTCGTCAATCTTGTGGTGAAGTAGTGGCGGAGACTCTGCCAAAGGATCGGGTTACGCAGTCGTTTGTGGGGACGTTGCAGTGGTGCTGGAAGCGGCCTTTGCTGACGGCGCTCGAGGTGCTGTGGCGCTGGGTGTATGGTGTGCCTGCGCTGTTACTGCTATGGCATGAGGGAACGCGGATTTTGCAGACAACGCCGCTTGATGATGCGGCGTTGAAGCAGATGACGCTGCTCGATCCGGTGAAGGCTTCGTTGACGCTGGCGAAGGCGATGCTGGCGCTGATGCCTCCGTTGCTGGCGGTGGCGGTGTGGCTGGTTCCGCTGCTGGTGGTGACGTGGGTGATTGTGTCGTCGCTGGGGCGGACGGTGGTGCT
Protein-coding regions in this window:
- the leuS gene encoding leucine--tRNA ligase, whose translation is MDVSEIGGKTAANDDQKQEGRSATGDVVRYNPSEIEPKWQALWDADPSLYAAESHECGKPKFYCLEMLPYPSGQLHMGHVRNYAIGDALARYMWMRGHNVLHPMGWDAFGLPAENAALKNNVPPREWTIANIAAMKKQMRRMGLSYDWATEVTTCLPDYYRWNQWIFLKMFEAGLAYRKKSKVNWCPECCTVLANEQVINGRCWRHEETLVEQRDLTQWFLRITKYADELLSGLDKLEGWPEKVRTMQRNWIGRSEGTLVDFAVAGRASELASQLVSDTITVFTTRVDTVFGATSVQLAPEHALTKAFCAEDAALEVQVAELLEQQQKAKEAGDVGAIEKHGVATGRFAVNPFNGEPVPIWVANYILADYGTGAIMSVPAHDERDFEFAQTYGLPVKRVIAPAVSQVAGAAAEEPALPYTGEDEAVLINSGVWTGEGCVEAQAKMAAFAKENGFGTATVTYRLKDWGVSRQRYWGTPIPMVYCDCSPEEPIPLRASDLPVVLPPQIEITQQGGSPLGRVPEFVNVICPRCGGPARRETDTMDTFVDSSWYFYRYTDAKNNTAPFDSAKANYWFPIDQYIGGVEHAILHLIYSRFWTKVMRDLGLIKNDEPAERLFTQGMVVKDGAKMSKSKGNVVSPDLMIERYGADATRMYALFAAPPDRDLEWQEEGVGGISRFLNRVYRLVTKYSETATQRDSESGLAGGESVKGKALLRKLHQTLAKMTLDFSGRWHFNTSIAAIMELVNDVQAAEPAMDSGEIPTATVAEVSRILVLMLAPFAPFFAAELWSQIGGEGVVFRTPWPVADAELAKDDVLEIPVQVNGKLVIVITVPVGSDEATVKAAALVDAKVAARIEGKTVVKVIVVPGKLVNLVVK